The following are encoded together in the Myxocyprinus asiaticus isolate MX2 ecotype Aquarium Trade chromosome 7, UBuf_Myxa_2, whole genome shotgun sequence genome:
- the LOC127443600 gene encoding transcription factor Sp6-like — MAHPYDPWLRAGPPQEEMGVSGWWDVHTGAAGSWMDLQGAGLGVGVGQGGSMSSYGPDPQICCLPPSSSAHSALHYPPEGFKMEPLTQDLLPQVSPSYLCEEQQDTVSTSARSKSQRRTGSRAPGQASCRCPNCLSAESLGTDGKRKHLHNCHIPGCGKAYVKTSHLKAHLRWHSGDRPFVCNWLFCGKRFTRSDELQRHLQTHTGAKRFSCSSCPRVFLRADHLAKHARVHESSGQATEETCTATPVPATGSGASSTSLLKVKTESENYEDDTVTLNS, encoded by the coding sequence atggcGCACCCGTATGATCCCTGGTTACGCGCTGGACCGCCGCAGGAGGAGATGGGTGTGTCCGGATGGTGGGACGTGCACACTGGAGCCGCAGGCAGTTGGATGGACCTGCAGGGGGCAGGGCTGGGTGTGGGGGTGGGGCAGGGTGGGTCCATGAGCTCTTACGGCCCCGACCCTCAGATATGCTGCCTGCCTCCATCTAGCTCTGCCCACTCCGCCTTGCACTACCCACCCGAAGGCTTTAAGATGGAGCCCCTGACACAGGATCTGCTGCCGCAAGTGTCTCCATCATACTTGTGTGAGGAGCAACAGGATACCGTGAGCACATCTGCACGATCCAAATCTCAGCGTCGCACAGGTAGCCGTGCTCCAGGTCAGGCGTCATGTCGCTGTCCCAACTGCCTGAGTGCCGAATCTCTGGGAACTGACGGCAAACGCAAGCACCTGCACAACTGCCACATCCCCGGCTGCGGAAAAGCCTATGTGAAGACGTCGCACCTCAAAGCACACCTGCGCTGGCACAGCGGCGACCGACCTTTTGTCTGCAACTGGCTGTTCTGTGGGAAACGCTTTACCCGCTCGGATGAGCTGCAGCGCCACCTGCAGACGCACACCGGTGCCAAACGCTTCAGCTGCAGCTCATGTCCACGGGTATTCCTGCGAGCAGACCACCTCGCTAAACACGCACGCGTACATGAGTCATCGGGCCAAGCCACCGAAGAGACTTGCACGGCGACGCCGGTACCTGCGACAGGAAGTGGTGCCAGCAGCACGTCATTGCTCAAAGTGAAGACAGAATCAGAAAATTACGAAGATGACACAGTGACGCTGAACAGCTAA